The stretch of DNA AATGGTTATTTAGTGCTTTGTAAGTCACTTCCAAGGGTTTctaaaaatttaagaatttttaaaattaatatttaatgattttattattatttattatgttattttacctttatattcaataatatcatattgccttatcataatttttatttttataatacttGGCTTTCATTTTAACATTAatttctaattattattttttatcgacTAATATTTATTTAGTACCGATCTAATGTTGACTTAAACAAAATAGAGGCTCTAAGAGTCCacctgaaatatatatatatatagaggctctctaaggagaaaaaagaaacaaacaaTGGATTTTCCTAAGAAATTtgcccttattattattattattattattgaatgaCAGACAATCATATTTTTACTGTTACAAATATTGAATAATGATTATTTTGAAGGTGTCTGTTCTTTTGAAGTTTTATCGCAAAGGATCTAAAAATCTGCAAAATACTTTTATCCATatatttttggtctgtaatgattGAATCGGTTGAATCAATCTATAATGGATGAATTAGTCTCATTTATGGGTATAACTCAGCTTGAAATCAGTATGACTGACTATGTTAAGAGATCATTTCTAGTATACCAATGTACTACTGCACGTCAAATTAAAAGTAGTACACGGGGCACTCCGTGGCCTTGAAGGTGCCGGAGCTCCCCGGCACCGGAAGCTTCAACCTGCAGGCGATACTTGGCCGGTTGTAACGGAGCTTATAGACCCACCCCTTGAGCCTCAGCTTCGCCCGCACATTCACGTCGATGGAGTAGTAGCCCTCGCCCTTCTCCCTCGCGTACGTCGTCGCCGCCGAGTCCCCCAGCAGGATCTGTGCGCCCTGGAACGTCGGGGAGAGATTCGCCGTGCTTTTGTGACCCAGGTCGAAGGCGGAGAAAACGACGAAGTCGAAAAGGCAGCCATCGTAGCTCGCCAGCGCCTCCACGTTGTCGAAGTAGATGCTGATCCGCTCGGTGGGGTTGCGGATGCTCATGGCGAGGCTGAGCCTGAACTTCAGGTTGCGGCTGTCGCTGCTGTAGTTGAACTCGGCGAGGGAGGCCTCGTTGACGTAGACATCGACGCCGGGAGGAATGAAGGCGAACATGAGGACGGACACGAAGACGATGAAGGCGAGGATGAGGATGGTGAGGCCAAGGAAAGCCGAGAGGCTGCCCGGGCCGCGGCTGCAGCAGAAGCAGCTGGAGCAACGGCGAGCGCTGCCGTAAGCGTTGCTCGAGGGCACCGCCGGCCCATAGTAGACTTCGGTCAGATCTGATCGTTGCATGGAAGAGAGAGACGAAAGAAAGAGAGATGTCTATTAAACGAGACAAAGACACAGGCGGAGAGGTGGAGGAGGATGATGTGCACAAGAGGGTGAGAGATACAACAGAGGGTAAGTCTACGCGGTGGGAGGGTAGATATAGACACTATAGTACATtacaaaataagaaaatttatatgattttGTCAGTTTGGAATAAATATAAAACAATATTATGATAGAGAATCATTATAGTATATTACCATGATCAAGATAATCCTCTTTagtattatttttctttatatactcattcctaatagtagtGATTGCATCAATCTTGGaccaaaatagaaaaaaaaaaaggcttagtAGGAACGTATGCAAATTGGTTGAGTCACAAGAGAAAGTGAGTGATTAATGGTTATGTTCTTGGAATGTAAATTAATACCAGTATTTGGTTAAAATATGCATAAGTGAGATTGATCTTATAGGATAAGTTAAGAGGAGTAGCTATATAGAGTAGCATAGTAGCAACAATATCGAGGAAGCAGCATAAGGAGACTGGTCACTTGGAACATGTCGCAGACATGTTGCAGCACGCAGAGGCGTTGAAGCCTACTTGACATTGCACCAAGCGGAGACGTCGTCGTCGTCTTGAAGTTGTGGTGGCCGAAGTCGTTGCGGCCGACTTGAAGATCCGGTGGACGGAGACTTGCAGTCAACCTTGACGTTGCACTGTGCGGGGACATCGCGACAGCCGTCTTCAAATTGCGGCCGACGAGAACATTGCGACTGACTCGGGATGTCACGGATAATGACTCAGGCCATGGACGACGCCGAAGCCGCGAGTGATGAAGTTGGGTGAAATCGCTCGACATGACATGGACGAAGTTTCGGGGTGATACCGAACGAGGCGGAAGCTGCAGAGATGATGTCCACGTACACCGCTGCGTGGGCAGCGGCTCTAAGAGCGGCGGAGGGCAACGATGGCGCAAACAGAACAATCTAGTCGCTGCGACCATGGCGGCGATAATGGCGGTAGCGGCAGCAGTAGAATGGAGCAGGTGGCGGTGCCGGAGGAGGGAGGCGTACTGCCGACGGCTGCAGACAGCGTGGCGACAGCAGCGATGAGTTTGGCACATTTCAAagtaaaaaatatgataaaaaaattccGTAATCAAGCCATGTAGGACTAATTAGTCAAATGAGTTGCCACGTAGCAATTTCATTAAATAATTATTTGATTAAATAATTGCTTAATTAAAGCTCGTACCTATTCGATCTTCGTCTTAAGTGCCTCCGCCTCTATTGTTCTCATTCGCTTCAGCATCATCGACGACAAGCAAAGATAATGCGATCTCTTGGGGACAGTCGGCGACTGCTGTTCGCCCCATTTTAGGGTTTCCCTGTGAGGATAGGCGGATCGAAGATGAAGATCACCGCCCTCCTCCTTCTGAGAACCGCCGGCGACTGCTCCTCATCCTCAGGGCCGTCGGATCCGGTGGTCCTCGCTAACGCCTCCGACGTCAGCCACTTCGGCTACTTCCAGAGGACGGCCGCCAAGGAGTTCATCCTCTTCGTCGCTCGCACCGTCGCCAAGCGCACGCCCCCGGGCCAGCGCCAGTCCGTTCAGCACGAAGGTTTCCTCCCAGATATCTAGCTTCATCTCCCTTCGTCCTGTCGTAGCTTTCTTTGATACGGCCCAGTTTTCTGTGTGCTTCGTTTCGTCCGATTTGGGCATTTTGCAGCGCAACACGTTTAGATGTTTATTTCAATCAGTCAGAAAATTATGGTGTTTCTTCTCTTGGATAGAATTCACCAATATCATTTCTTCTATTAGACGATATTTAGGGTTCCAATTATATCTTCCGAGCGATTGAAGCGTAGGACACGTACCGTTTAATTTGCTGAACTCTGTAAGGTTTTCTTTTGAATTTTCGTGAGACGGCAGTTGTTACCGCTGTGAAGATGATCTTTATAGATAatctttttatgtttttattttgattttgtgaTCGAATGTTTTAATAAATTGTTTCTGATTTCTTCTAACCTTTCGCAGAGTACAAGGTACACTCTTACAATCGGAATGGTCTTTGTGCTTTGGCATTTATGGACGATCATTATCCAGTCCGAAGTGCATTTTCTCTCTTAAACAAGGTGGTCAATCGTCTCCTTGTTGCATACTGTGCGGTTTTGTTTTTCTGCTGGATTCTGCTACGTTCTCGTTCTTCACAAACGTTTACTCCGAAAACTGTCCTGCTCCCAGTACAAATACTTCTTGGATTTGCTTCATCTCTGATACTACGTACCTGTAAATTATATTTCATCCTCTATCAGagtaattttatttttctaaattttatcCTTGTGTACTTCAGCATCTCTTCTAAAAGACTTTCTTTTTGGAGAAAAAAATCTTCTGTTTTTTTATAATGTGCCCCATTGATTGTTATAAGCGTTTACTGTGACAAATTATTCCCCTCCAATTTTTTCTTTATTCAAGTTCCATTATTTATGTATCCATTGTGTTGGAAGCATGGAAAAACGCCACAAAGTACATACTGGACAAGAACATGCACGTGGGTTTAGACGGCTGCCATTAAACCCAGGTGACCAACTTAATTGAATGCTGATCTGAAAGATGGTTGTTTTTGGTTCTTCATGCTTCTTTTTTGTACACCTTTTTGTTAAAAGGGCATGTGGGATATTTGTAGTGTGCACCTCCGAGCATGAATTTTATGTGATAGCTTGAAGTGATGAGTTGGTTGAAGCTTTGGGCAATGGCCATGGAAGGAAAAGGTAAAAGAAGAATTAATGATCGTTACCTttgtttaaatatttttgtgAAAAAGCAATGGTCTTGTTGAAGCCATGGAGTAGAGTAGAAGGAAGAATGATCTAGTGAAAAAAAATACTTCAGTATATTATTTAGGGCATGTGCAATATATTAATGAAAAAGAATTGGTATGCACTTGACAACGATCAAGTCGATTTTGACCAATACATTTAAGATATTATTTCCTCATAACAAGTTCTGGCGTTAGTTATAAGTAATTAGTCTTGTCCTAACATTTAGGTTTCAGGGTTCACCTTGACTTAGGTTGGTTCTGGAGGGTAAGATGATCATtttaattaactttttaatgcagcTTTTCACCTCACATAAGTCTTACATAATTGTAAATGTATGAAGGTACTAGATGAATATCAGAAGACTTTTGGGGATTCTTGGAGTGTTCAACAGACAGATTCTAATCAACCATGGCCGTTTCTAACCGAAGCCTTCACTAAATTTCAGGTCTGTGTTTTTCTTTAATTGTAATATTCAGCTATGGCCAGTATTTGGTTGTACATCAATCTTACCGTAAGTCTTACACAATAAATCTTCTTCTTTTACTTCTGTTCACAATGAAGTATTTTTGCATTGTAAACTATAAGcttgttctctttttttcttttctattactaTTGTTCTAAAAATGCTGAAGTAACTAGCACAGCAGTTACATTTCTGAAATAACTGTTAGCTTTTGGTCCAACAATTTCATTCTTTTCCATTTTAGTGCCACATAATCTTTACATTGTAAACTAATATTTGCAAGCTTCTATGATAAACTttcttttacatttttattaGGATCCTGCAGAGGCTGACAAGTTGTTGAAAATTCAGAGGGACCTGGATGAAACTAAGATACTTCTAGTAAGTATATTAGTGCACAAGCTTAGATGCTGCCGAAGATTTGAATCATGATCCTTGTATATTGCTTAGCATTTTACTTTTTCTGACAAAAACAGAAGCTATATTGACCAAGAAGGATTAttcattttttatctttatttg from Musa acuminata AAA Group cultivar baxijiao chromosome BXJ2-11, Cavendish_Baxijiao_AAA, whole genome shotgun sequence encodes:
- the LOC135627551 gene encoding NDR1/HIN1-like protein 10; the encoded protein is MSPHSATSRLTASLRPPDLQVGRNDFGHHNFKTTTTSPLGAMSNLTEVYYGPAVPSSNAYGSARRCSSCFCCSRGPGSLSAFLGLTILILAFIVFVSVLMFAFIPPGVDVYVNEASLAEFNYSSDSRNLKFRLSLAMSIRNPTERISIYFDNVEALASYDGCLFDFVVFSAFDLGHKSTANLSPTFQGAQILLGDSAATTYAREKGEGYYSIDVNVRAKLRLKGWVYKLRYNRPSIACRLKLPVPGSSGTFKATECPVYYF
- the LOC135627630 gene encoding VAMP-like protein YKT61 isoform X1, with product MKITALLLLRTAGDCSSSSGPSDPVVLANASDVSHFGYFQRTAAKEFILFVARTVAKRTPPGQRQSVQHEEYKVHSYNRNGLCALAFMDDHYPVRSAFSLLNKVLDEYQKTFGDSWSVQQTDSNQPWPFLTEAFTKFQDPAEADKLLKIQRDLDETKILLHKTIDSVLARGEKLDSLVEKSSDLSAASQNNKSKICCSKPAYLKRCFTSRLGKPTNAVHCCKIARKD
- the LOC135627630 gene encoding VAMP-like protein YKT61 isoform X2, with product MKITALLLLRTAGDCSSSSGPSDPVVLANASDVSHFGYFQRTAAKEFILFVARTVAKRTPPGQRQSVQHEEYKVHSYNRNGLCALAFMDDHYPVRSAFSLLNKVLDEYQKTFGDSWSVQQTDSNQPWPFLTEAFTKFQDPAEADKLLKIQRDLDETKILLHKTIDSVLARGEKLDSLVEKSSDLSAASQMFYKQARKTNQCCTLL